In the Gemmatimonadota bacterium genome, one interval contains:
- a CDS encoding cytochrome c → MPAEREGGYFTAAQADRGRDLYTSDCASCHGRALDDGTVPALAGEQFVRSWGRPGRTLDDLFYITRTTMPEGEGGTLSELA, encoded by the coding sequence GTGCCCGCGGAGCGAGAAGGTGGCTATTTCACGGCCGCCCAGGCGGACCGCGGCAGGGACCTCTACACGAGCGACTGCGCGTCCTGTCACGGTCGGGCCCTCGATGACGGGACGGTTCCCGCGCTCGCAGGCGAGCAGTTCGTAAGATCGTGGGGCCGGCCCGGCCGCACGCTCGACGACCTCTTTTACATCACCCGGACCACGATGCCGGAAGGTGAGGGGGGAACGCTCTCAGAGCTAGCGTAG
- a CDS encoding SMP-30/gluconolactonase/LRE family protein translates to MDGEIIARGLAFPEGPVWLDGSLYVVEVHAGRVSRWTAEAGIELIAETGGGPNGATLGRDGALYVTQNGGAWSAHRATPAIQRVTLNGEVDTITTEVAALSLGAPNDLAFGPDGRLYFTDPRGAPDPAENSDPGRLFVWDVEAGTGELLRELEPVFPNGIAFTADGTLLWTESFSRRVMKLRDGRPKVVIELPERHFPDGICVGDDGRLYVASTYAHCVTVVEDGEIVDRLLCGDGMITNCCFGGTDLYVTESRHGTLWRFPVGRPGLGLLR, encoded by the coding sequence ATGGACGGAGAGATCATCGCGAGGGGCCTTGCGTTTCCTGAAGGACCGGTGTGGCTGGACGGCAGCCTCTATGTTGTCGAAGTCCATGCGGGCCGAGTCTCGCGCTGGACTGCCGAAGCCGGAATCGAGCTCATCGCGGAGACGGGCGGCGGACCAAACGGTGCCACTCTCGGGCGCGATGGCGCGCTGTATGTGACGCAAAACGGAGGCGCTTGGAGCGCCCATCGCGCCACGCCGGCGATCCAACGTGTCACGCTCAATGGCGAGGTCGACACGATCACGACTGAGGTGGCAGCGCTCTCGCTCGGGGCACCGAATGACCTCGCGTTCGGGCCCGACGGACGCCTGTACTTCACCGATCCTCGAGGCGCTCCCGACCCCGCCGAGAACAGCGACCCTGGACGGCTCTTCGTGTGGGACGTCGAGGCGGGCACCGGCGAGCTTCTCCGCGAACTCGAGCCCGTATTCCCGAACGGTATCGCGTTCACGGCCGATGGCACACTGCTCTGGACGGAGTCCTTCAGCCGCCGCGTGATGAAGCTGCGGGATGGGCGACCGAAAGTCGTGATCGAGCTGCCGGAGCGACACTTCCCTGACGGGATTTGCGTGGGGGACGACGGACGCCTCTACGTGGCCTCGACCTACGCGCACTGCGTGACGGTGGTCGAGGACGGCGAGATCGTAGACCGCCTGCTCTGCGGCGACGGCATGATCACGAACTGCTGCTTCGGCGGTACCGACCTATACGTCACCGAATCCCGGCACGGGACGCTTTGGCGTTTTCCCGTCGGCCGGCCGGGACTAGGTCTCCTACGCTAG
- a CDS encoding prolyl oligopeptidase family serine peptidase, with product MIERCHRAIGLFVLGAMIWMAAPVGSTAQEPGTVVEADSRVVGLTYVFEETGEEVPYAVFVPSDYDASQEWPLIVALHGLGRPYDWMMGYDSFIDFAERDGYVVVSPLGYHRRAWYGSRGYGIPRGAAREGDEGTLPDNLGKLSEQDVMNVLAIAQETYSIDDSRIYLWGHSMGGAGTYHLAARYPEIWAGLAVAAPAPRREALDELETFRDVPVLVLHGDADATVPVQGSRTWVARMRELGMQHVYIEVPGGDHSLFVREAPETLSKVFSFFNIVGKRERAARQ from the coding sequence ATGATCGAACGTTGCCATAGAGCCATCGGCCTATTTGTGCTAGGCGCAATGATCTGGATGGCCGCTCCGGTTGGCTCCACAGCCCAGGAGCCGGGCACGGTGGTCGAGGCGGACTCGAGGGTGGTGGGCCTCACCTATGTGTTCGAGGAGACCGGTGAAGAAGTGCCGTACGCCGTCTTCGTGCCTTCCGACTACGATGCCTCCCAAGAGTGGCCGCTCATCGTCGCTCTTCACGGCTTGGGGAGGCCCTACGACTGGATGATGGGCTACGACAGCTTCATCGACTTCGCCGAGCGAGATGGCTACGTCGTCGTGTCACCGTTGGGCTACCACCGTCGGGCCTGGTACGGGAGCCGCGGCTACGGAATCCCGCGCGGCGCCGCGCGTGAAGGGGACGAGGGCACGCTGCCCGACAACCTCGGAAAGCTGAGCGAGCAGGACGTGATGAACGTTCTGGCGATTGCGCAGGAAACGTACAGCATCGATGACAGTCGCATCTACCTGTGGGGTCATTCGATGGGGGGCGCGGGCACATACCACCTCGCTGCCCGATACCCCGAGATCTGGGCCGGTTTGGCCGTCGCCGCGCCGGCTCCACGCCGTGAGGCTCTCGATGAGCTCGAGACGTTCAGGGACGTTCCCGTGTTGGTTCTCCACGGTGACGCGGACGCGACCGTCCCCGTCCAGGGGAGCCGCACCTGGGTGGCTCGCATGCGAGAGCTGGGGATGCAGCATGTCTACATCGAGGTCCCGGGCGGCGACCACTCGCTGTTCGTTCGGGAGGCGCCCGAGACGCTGTCGAAGGTCTTTTCCTTCTTCAACATCGTGGGGAAGCGCGAGCGGGCCGCGAGGCAGTAG
- a CDS encoding DUF697 domain-containing protein, with translation MDERKERASRAIHTAGVAAGAIGFLTPIPGSDAALIAPIQAALVLRLASVYGVRLPAAALKSAGYAALGGVLGKGSARLLASLVPGFGSVVRAGVAASVTEAIGWAVLDNLEEGDGP, from the coding sequence ATGGACGAGCGCAAGGAACGAGCATCACGGGCGATCCACACGGCCGGAGTAGCGGCGGGGGCCATCGGCTTCCTGACGCCCATCCCGGGTTCGGATGCCGCGCTCATCGCGCCGATCCAGGCCGCGCTCGTGCTCCGCCTCGCTTCGGTCTACGGCGTCCGGCTGCCCGCGGCTGCCCTGAAGTCAGCGGGGTACGCCGCCCTTGGAGGGGTCCTCGGAAAGGGCTCAGCACGATTGCTGGCTTCGTTGGTACCTGGCTTCGGATCTGTGGTCCGAGCGGGTGTGGCGGCCAGCGTCACCGAGGCGATCGGATGGGCCGTGCTCGACAACCTCGAGGAAGGCGACGGGCCGTAG
- a CDS encoding metalloregulator ArsR/SmtB family transcription factor: MEPADSRHEAKEEMFDGVASVAKALGSGRRGEVVDVLAQGERSVESLSIEISQSVANTSHHLQILARAGLVRRRREGTHIYYQLSSERVADLWAALRDVASVHVSGFHDLVDAYLGDRESLEPVTRSELAGRLEDEDLVLLDVRPASEYAAGHIPSARSVPIEDIHELLQTLPDDADIVAYCRGPHCVYALDAVRALTAQGRMARRMEGGLPEWRRDGLPVTSEEVG; this comes from the coding sequence ATGGAGCCGGCCGACTCCAGACATGAGGCGAAGGAAGAGATGTTCGACGGCGTCGCCTCGGTCGCCAAGGCGCTGGGCAGCGGGCGGCGAGGCGAGGTCGTCGACGTGCTCGCGCAGGGCGAACGTTCGGTGGAATCACTGTCGATAGAGATCTCGCAGAGCGTGGCGAACACGTCCCACCACCTCCAGATCCTCGCGCGGGCAGGCCTCGTCCGGCGCCGCCGCGAGGGCACGCACATCTACTACCAGCTCAGCAGTGAGCGCGTGGCAGACCTCTGGGCGGCGCTGCGCGACGTGGCGTCGGTACACGTTTCCGGTTTCCACGACCTTGTGGACGCCTACTTGGGAGATCGGGAGAGCCTGGAGCCAGTGACTCGATCCGAGCTCGCCGGCCGCTTGGAGGACGAGGATCTAGTTCTTCTCGACGTACGGCCGGCATCCGAATACGCCGCTGGGCACATTCCCAGTGCGCGGTCGGTCCCGATCGAGGACATCCACGAGCTCCTGCAGACGCTGCCCGACGATGCCGACATCGTCGCGTACTGCAGGGGGCCGCACTGCGTCTACGCTCTGGATGCCGTGCGTGCGCTGACGGCGCAGGGACGCATGGCTCGGCGGATGGAAGGTGGCCTTCCGGAGTGGCGGCGGGACGGGCTGCCGGTGACGTCCGAGGAGGTTGGCTGA
- a CDS encoding MFS transporter, which yields MGKSPMRLGLRENLAQFSLLVGVNALVGGMVGQERTVLPLLAKEEFGLTGLTAALTFIVAFGIVKAATNFAAGTLCDRFGRRPVLLAGWIVGLPVPLLLIWAPSWSWIVLANALLGVNQGLSWSATVIMKIDLVGPRRRGLAMGFNEAAGYLAVAVTALLTGYIAERAGLRPAPFFLGLAYAGLGLGLSLLFVRETRDFARLESASWDPSKPGASASLSTREVFTLTSFRDPALSSCSQAGLVNNLNDGVAWGIFPIYFASQGLGVGQIGLLTAIYPAVWGLGQLVTGGLSDRTGRKWLIAGGMGVQAIAIAAIASAGTIWAWAMASALLGVGTAMVYPTLLAAIGDVAHPQWRASAVGIYRSWRDSGFAVGALVAGIIADAVSIEAAIWTVAGLTALSALVVAVRMYETLPRAASPAADRLSR from the coding sequence ATGGGGAAGAGCCCGATGCGGTTGGGCCTCAGGGAGAACCTCGCTCAGTTCTCTCTGCTCGTTGGAGTGAACGCCTTGGTGGGCGGGATGGTCGGGCAGGAGCGCACCGTCCTCCCGCTGCTGGCCAAGGAGGAGTTCGGCCTCACGGGGCTGACCGCGGCGCTGACGTTCATCGTCGCGTTCGGCATCGTAAAAGCAGCGACCAACTTTGCGGCCGGCACGCTGTGCGACCGCTTCGGCCGTAGGCCGGTCCTTCTGGCCGGGTGGATCGTGGGTCTTCCGGTCCCCCTGCTGCTGATCTGGGCGCCGAGTTGGTCCTGGATCGTCTTGGCGAATGCGCTGCTGGGCGTCAACCAGGGACTGTCGTGGTCGGCCACAGTGATCATGAAGATCGACCTCGTCGGACCCCGACGAAGGGGCCTTGCGATGGGCTTCAACGAGGCCGCAGGGTATCTCGCGGTCGCGGTTACCGCCCTGCTGACGGGGTACATCGCCGAGCGCGCGGGCCTGCGGCCCGCGCCCTTCTTTCTCGGGCTGGCGTACGCGGGGCTGGGGCTGGGCCTGTCGCTCCTCTTCGTTCGGGAGACGCGCGACTTTGCGCGGCTCGAAAGCGCCTCCTGGGATCCTTCGAAACCAGGTGCCTCCGCGAGCCTCTCGACCCGTGAGGTGTTCACACTCACGAGCTTCCGGGACCCGGCGCTGTCGTCATGCAGCCAGGCGGGGCTGGTGAACAACCTCAACGATGGCGTCGCTTGGGGCATTTTCCCCATCTACTTCGCGAGCCAGGGCCTCGGGGTAGGGCAGATCGGACTACTGACCGCCATCTACCCAGCGGTCTGGGGTCTAGGCCAGCTCGTCACCGGCGGGCTCTCGGACCGAACGGGCAGAAAGTGGCTCATCGCCGGTGGCATGGGTGTGCAGGCCATTGCGATCGCGGCGATTGCGTCCGCCGGCACGATCTGGGCTTGGGCCATGGCGTCCGCGCTGCTCGGCGTGGGCACCGCGATGGTGTATCCGACGCTGCTCGCGGCGATCGGCGACGTTGCGCACCCCCAGTGGAGAGCCTCCGCCGTAGGCATCTATCGCAGCTGGCGGGATAGCGGCTTCGCGGTCGGTGCGCTGGTGGCCGGCATCATCGCGGATGCCGTATCGATCGAGGCCGCGATCTGGACGGTCGCGGGGCTCACCGCGCTGTCGGCGCTCGTGGTGGCCGTGCGCATGTACGAGACGCTACCACGGGCTGCTAGCCCCGCCGCCGACCGACTCTCTCGGTGA
- a CDS encoding fatty acyl-CoA reductase — translation MTTEAKRLAPLQDRYAGQRILLTGATGLLGKSVLEKILRDLPSVEKVHLLVRSRRSVDAAARIDWQIARSPVFDRLRDEWQSNFHSSLSSKVVPVSGDLARRHLGLDDAAYEKLAGEVTMIINCGATCSFREQFDRALQINALGARRILKLAQDAGNVPLVHVSTAYVYETAYEVSPERVIPDGHTLRSLPDGEAAQFSLDEEIDHMLARCAAIRGAAFLERPDDSPGEDGQAVPVTEEARDRWRQNLANRATIEYGTEVSREHGWRDAYQFTKSLAEQLLARDRGSVPLSIVRPSIIEGTLSEPVPGWFDRIRMFHPIAVEYGRGNVQEFAGYEDTKIDLVPCDLVTNLVLAAAPPDDPTHFEVYQIASARTNPVTLGEMTTFLREAFQRDSADLPGRTWQDRKFKWTPPRIYERNVERARRRLELLRDLYSWLGLKRRARRAAVRLRLLKRMAEFADVYGFYVERGPEFETENSRELLRALHPIDRDRFSWDIDAVAWRDYFLDAWVPGLMNVADDRPAGARVPGADATSARGQSAERTSDEPRQVSA, via the coding sequence ATGACGACGGAAGCCAAGAGACTCGCGCCACTGCAGGACAGGTACGCCGGGCAGCGCATCCTCCTGACGGGCGCTACCGGCCTGTTGGGGAAGTCCGTTCTCGAGAAGATCCTCCGCGACCTGCCGTCCGTGGAAAAGGTGCATCTTCTCGTGCGGTCGCGTCGCTCGGTGGACGCGGCCGCGCGCATCGATTGGCAAATCGCCCGCTCTCCCGTGTTCGATCGTCTCCGCGACGAGTGGCAGAGCAACTTCCACTCCAGCTTGAGCAGCAAAGTCGTACCGGTTTCCGGCGATCTGGCCCGCAGGCACTTGGGTCTCGACGACGCTGCGTACGAGAAGTTGGCCGGCGAAGTGACGATGATCATCAACTGCGGCGCGACTTGTTCGTTCCGGGAGCAGTTCGACCGTGCACTTCAAATCAATGCCCTCGGCGCGCGGCGCATTCTGAAGCTTGCACAGGACGCCGGAAACGTCCCGCTCGTGCACGTGTCTACGGCCTACGTGTACGAAACCGCCTACGAGGTTTCCCCCGAGCGAGTCATTCCCGATGGTCACACGCTGCGAAGCCTGCCAGACGGGGAGGCAGCGCAGTTCTCTCTCGACGAAGAGATCGACCACATGCTCGCTCGATGTGCTGCGATTCGGGGCGCCGCGTTTCTCGAACGCCCTGACGACTCGCCGGGCGAAGACGGCCAGGCCGTTCCCGTCACCGAGGAAGCCCGCGATCGCTGGCGGCAGAATCTGGCTAACCGTGCCACCATCGAGTACGGCACGGAAGTTTCCCGCGAGCACGGTTGGAGGGACGCCTATCAGTTCACCAAATCGTTGGCCGAGCAGCTGCTCGCTCGCGATCGCGGCTCCGTTCCGCTCTCGATCGTTCGCCCCTCGATCATCGAGGGAACGCTTTCCGAGCCCGTGCCGGGGTGGTTCGACAGGATACGAATGTTTCACCCCATCGCCGTCGAATACGGACGTGGCAACGTGCAGGAGTTCGCGGGCTACGAGGACACGAAGATCGATCTCGTACCCTGTGATCTCGTCACCAACCTGGTGCTCGCGGCCGCGCCCCCTGACGATCCTACCCACTTCGAGGTGTATCAAATCGCGAGTGCCCGGACCAACCCGGTGACGCTCGGCGAGATGACCACCTTCCTCCGAGAGGCGTTCCAGCGGGACTCTGCAGATCTTCCCGGTCGTACCTGGCAGGACCGGAAGTTCAAGTGGACACCACCTCGGATCTACGAGAGGAATGTCGAAAGGGCGCGTCGACGACTCGAGCTGCTACGAGACCTGTACTCATGGCTGGGGCTGAAGCGGCGGGCCCGCCGGGCGGCTGTTCGGTTGCGCCTCCTCAAACGCATGGCAGAGTTTGCCGACGTGTATGGGTTTTATGTCGAACGAGGCCCCGAGTTCGAAACCGAGAACTCGCGGGAGCTGCTCCGTGCCTTGCATCCCATAGACCGTGACCGTTTCTCGTGGGACATCGATGCGGTAGCCTGGCGTGATTACTTCTTGGACGCCTGGGTGCCCGGACTCATGAACGTGGCGGATGATCGCCCTGCGGGCGCACGAGTGCCAGGCGCGGACGCTACGTCTGCGCGCGGCCAGAGTGCTGAACGGACCTCGGATGAGCCACGACAAGTATCGGCATAA
- a CDS encoding FAD-binding oxidoreductase: MSHDKYRHKWWGWGPEGIEYDMEGRPALWPWIVQTAELGDDPERHPPVELAQIALPPSRHTETLSCALRLALGDGNVREDDEDRLIHCYGRSFRDVARLRAGIVDRAPDVIVYPGGHDDVVRIVELASEHRASLIPFGGGTNIAGCVEVAEDDQRPTITLDMRRMNRLLALDVDSMTADLEPGMFGPQIEAALAAHGLSLGHHPDSFIYSTLGGWLATRSAGTQSNVYGKIEDMVLGMTVVTPTGVIETKPVPAASTGPDLNRLLVGSEGTFGIITRATMRVHRIPEYEDYRMLLFPTYRDGFNALHESVRAGYMPSLARLSDEAETELMFAAKRPSTGIQALIQGPVKRLLKARGYGRPAALVVAFEGPGPLTRELRRRALAIFKRHRAFDLGRGPGESWKESRYDVPYLRDFMMEYGTIADSFETATVWSNLMPLYEASNETLRRVIRDVTGFEGYIGSHISHLYETGACLYYTVCTRCREGSTPEEAIEQYSEIKRVATETFVSGGGALSHHHGVGYEHRPWLERELSERGVASLRQLKDALDPDGIMNPGGLFGLQTGSG, encoded by the coding sequence ATGAGCCACGACAAGTATCGGCATAAGTGGTGGGGCTGGGGGCCCGAGGGCATCGAGTACGACATGGAGGGTCGCCCAGCTCTCTGGCCCTGGATCGTGCAGACCGCGGAGCTCGGGGATGATCCCGAACGGCACCCGCCTGTCGAGCTCGCCCAGATCGCTCTGCCACCCTCGAGGCACACGGAGACGCTCTCCTGCGCCCTGCGGCTGGCCCTCGGCGACGGCAACGTTCGTGAGGACGACGAAGATCGCCTGATTCATTGCTACGGACGCAGCTTTCGGGACGTCGCCAGGCTGCGTGCCGGCATCGTGGACCGTGCTCCGGATGTCATCGTGTATCCAGGGGGACACGACGACGTGGTCAGGATCGTGGAGCTGGCGAGCGAGCACAGGGCGTCGCTGATTCCGTTCGGTGGCGGAACCAACATCGCCGGGTGCGTGGAAGTCGCGGAGGATGATCAGCGTCCCACGATTACGCTCGACATGCGGCGCATGAATCGTCTGCTCGCGCTGGACGTCGACTCCATGACGGCCGATCTCGAACCGGGCATGTTCGGACCGCAGATCGAGGCGGCCTTGGCGGCCCACGGACTATCGCTGGGTCATCACCCGGATTCCTTCATCTACTCCACTCTCGGAGGATGGCTCGCTACGCGCTCCGCGGGCACCCAGTCCAACGTGTACGGCAAGATCGAGGACATGGTCTTGGGCATGACGGTGGTTACGCCCACCGGGGTCATCGAGACGAAACCGGTGCCCGCCGCGTCGACGGGACCCGATCTGAATCGGCTCCTGGTGGGAAGTGAAGGGACCTTCGGGATTATCACGAGAGCCACGATGCGCGTGCATCGGATTCCCGAGTATGAAGACTATCGCATGCTCCTGTTCCCGACCTACCGGGATGGGTTCAACGCGTTGCACGAGTCCGTTCGGGCGGGTTACATGCCGAGTCTCGCGCGTCTGAGTGACGAGGCCGAGACCGAGCTCATGTTTGCGGCGAAGCGTCCCTCCACTGGGATCCAGGCCCTGATTCAGGGTCCCGTGAAGCGGCTGCTCAAGGCCCGTGGATACGGTCGGCCAGCCGCACTCGTCGTCGCCTTCGAAGGTCCGGGACCGTTGACCCGTGAACTGCGGCGGCGCGCGTTGGCCATCTTCAAGAGGCATCGAGCCTTCGATCTCGGCAGGGGTCCCGGGGAGTCGTGGAAGGAGTCGCGCTACGACGTCCCCTATCTCCGCGACTTCATGATGGAATACGGCACGATCGCCGACTCGTTCGAGACCGCCACCGTCTGGTCCAACCTCATGCCGCTCTACGAGGCGAGCAATGAGACGCTCCGACGGGTCATTCGCGACGTCACCGGATTCGAAGGATACATCGGCAGCCACATCTCCCATCTCTATGAGACTGGAGCCTGCCTCTACTACACCGTCTGCACTCGGTGTAGGGAGGGCTCGACACCGGAAGAAGCGATCGAGCAGTATTCCGAGATAAAGCGGGTCGCGACCGAGACGTTCGTGAGCGGCGGTGGTGCTCTGTCACACCATCACGGCGTCGGCTACGAGCATCGGCCCTGGCTCGAGCGGGAGCTGTCGGAACGGGGAGTGGCGTCCCTTCGTCAGCTCAAGGACGCGCTCGACCCTGATGGAATCATGAATCCCGGCGGTCTATTCGGCCTCCAGACCGGCTCCGGCTAG
- a CDS encoding MoxR family ATPase has translation MATDVERATAGTGSELLTTVTGAMHERVVGQDQAIEGLLIALLTGGHVLLEGLPGLAKTLMVRTLAEAIHTDFRRIQFTPDLLPTDIVGTPVFDQRTGEFRVHKGPIFSNIILADEINRAPPKVQAALLEAMEERQVTIAGETYPLDSPFMVLATQNPVELHGTYPLAEAQLDRFAMKLDIGYPSREEEKAIVRRVAHADPSPIEAVATVEQISAARHEVAAVHLEEKVLDYVVELGFATREPAAYGMEDLEDLIEFGTSPRATIFLTRTSRARAYVRGRDFVMPDDVKAMAPLVLRHRLRTTYEADARGIDADEIMRRVLGAVPAP, from the coding sequence ATGGCAACTGACGTGGAGCGGGCGACGGCCGGTACCGGGAGCGAGCTGCTCACCACGGTCACCGGCGCGATGCACGAGCGCGTGGTCGGGCAGGATCAGGCCATCGAGGGACTCCTGATAGCGCTTCTGACCGGCGGGCACGTCCTACTGGAGGGGCTGCCCGGACTCGCCAAGACACTCATGGTGAGGACGCTCGCGGAGGCGATTCATACAGACTTCCGCAGGATCCAGTTCACGCCGGACCTGCTGCCGACGGACATCGTCGGCACGCCGGTCTTCGATCAGCGGACCGGCGAGTTCAGGGTCCACAAGGGCCCCATCTTCTCGAACATCATCCTTGCCGACGAAATCAACCGGGCGCCGCCGAAGGTTCAGGCCGCGCTTCTGGAGGCGATGGAGGAACGACAGGTCACGATCGCGGGAGAGACCTACCCGCTCGACTCCCCGTTCATGGTGCTCGCCACCCAGAACCCGGTCGAGCTCCACGGCACGTATCCTCTCGCCGAGGCACAGCTCGACCGCTTCGCGATGAAGCTCGACATCGGCTACCCGTCGCGGGAGGAGGAGAAGGCGATCGTGCGGCGCGTCGCCCACGCTGATCCCTCGCCGATCGAGGCCGTCGCCACCGTCGAGCAGATCTCTGCTGCGCGGCACGAAGTCGCCGCGGTTCACCTCGAGGAGAAGGTCCTCGACTATGTGGTCGAGCTCGGCTTCGCGACGCGCGAGCCCGCCGCCTACGGAATGGAGGACCTCGAGGATCTGATCGAATTCGGCACCTCGCCTCGCGCCACCATCTTTCTCACGCGCACGTCGCGCGCGCGCGCGTACGTGCGCGGCAGGGACTTCGTGATGCCGGACGACGTGAAGGCGATGGCTCCTCTCGTTCTGCGGCACCGTCTACGCACCACCTACGAGGCGGACGCCCGTGGCATCGACGCCGATGAGATCATGCGGCGTGTGCTGGGGGCGGTGCCGGCCCCCTGA
- a CDS encoding DUF58 domain-containing protein yields MEFSDVREYQPGDDVRAIDWNVTARRGRPFVKEYIEARELTALLVVDLSASKDFGTGAKRNAVIVSEIAAILALAATGNNDRVGLLLVTDRVELFIPPDSGRRHALRLVLEILSFRPSGRGTKLSKALEYAAKVLHQRTAVFLISDFLMDDDSDPMFVHDARRFSREHDLVPIRLSDPGTATLPDVGLLSLADPETGLRHVVNTSDERVRRQYAERRATKRAAMGTLFRELRLDVIEVSSAEDYVLPLIAFFRRRERVTR; encoded by the coding sequence ATGGAGTTCTCCGACGTCCGGGAATACCAACCGGGTGACGACGTGCGGGCGATCGACTGGAACGTCACCGCGCGCCGTGGTCGGCCTTTCGTCAAGGAGTACATCGAAGCACGTGAGCTCACCGCGCTGCTCGTCGTCGATCTCTCGGCGTCCAAGGACTTCGGGACGGGCGCGAAACGGAACGCGGTCATCGTTTCGGAGATCGCGGCGATCCTGGCGCTGGCGGCGACGGGAAACAACGACCGCGTGGGGCTACTTCTGGTCACAGACCGCGTGGAGCTCTTCATCCCGCCGGACAGCGGCCGTCGCCACGCGCTGCGTCTGGTGCTCGAGATACTCTCGTTCCGCCCGTCCGGGCGCGGCACCAAGCTCTCCAAAGCGTTGGAGTATGCGGCGAAGGTGCTCCACCAGCGGACCGCCGTCTTTCTGATCAGCGACTTCCTGATGGACGACGACTCCGACCCGATGTTCGTGCACGACGCGCGTCGCTTCAGTCGCGAGCATGATCTGGTTCCGATCCGGCTCAGCGACCCGGGCACGGCGACACTTCCCGATGTCGGGTTGCTCTCGCTCGCGGATCCTGAGACGGGGCTGCGGCACGTCGTGAACACGAGCGACGAGCGCGTGCGCCGGCAATACGCGGAGCGCCGCGCGACGAAGCGCGCGGCTATGGGCACGTTGTTCCGGGAGCTCCGATTGGATGTGATAGAGGTCAGCTCCGCGGAAGACTACGTGCTGCCCCTAATCGCCTTTTTTCGTCGGCGAGAGCGGGTGACCCGGTGA